One Mycolicibacterium sarraceniae genomic window carries:
- the purN gene encoding phosphoribosylglycinamide formyltransferase yields the protein MPQPIHVPPSAPARLVVLASGTGSLLQSLLAAAVGDYPARVVAVGVDRDCPAVDIANAASIPTFCVRLRDYPDRADWDAAITAATEAHNPDLIVSAGFMKILGHEFLSRFLGRVVNTHPALLPAFPGAHAVPDALAYGVRVTGCTVHLVDAGVDTGPIVAQEAVEILDGDDEATVHERIKVVERRLLVDVLAALATRGVTWNGRKATIG from the coding sequence GTGCCGCAGCCCATCCACGTCCCCCCGAGCGCGCCCGCACGGCTCGTCGTCCTGGCGTCGGGGACCGGGTCGCTGCTGCAGTCCCTGCTGGCGGCTGCCGTCGGCGACTATCCCGCGCGGGTGGTCGCGGTCGGGGTGGACCGGGACTGCCCGGCCGTGGACATCGCCAACGCTGCGTCGATCCCCACGTTCTGCGTGCGCCTGCGGGATTATCCCGACCGCGCCGACTGGGACGCCGCGATCACCGCTGCCACCGAAGCGCACAACCCGGACCTCATCGTGTCCGCTGGTTTCATGAAAATACTTGGGCACGAATTCCTTTCGCGCTTCTTGGGCCGTGTCGTCAACACCCATCCGGCGCTGCTGCCAGCCTTCCCGGGCGCGCACGCCGTACCCGATGCGCTGGCTTACGGGGTCAGGGTTACCGGCTGCACCGTGCACCTGGTGGATGCCGGCGTGGACACCGGCCCCATCGTGGCCCAGGAGGCGGTCGAGATTCTCGACGGCGACGACGAAGCCACTGTCCACGAACGGATCAAGGTCGTGGAACGACGACTGTTGGTGGACGTGTTGGCCGCGCTGGCGACGCGCGGCGTGACCTGGAATGGCAGAAAGGCGACCATAGGATGA
- a CDS encoding cell division protein PerM: protein MEDRRPVGARQARDLVRVAFGPSVVALGVIAAVTLLQLVIANSDMTGTLGAIASMWLAVHQVPISIAGHQLAVLPLLPVLLMVWGTARTTARATSPQASWFVARWIVASALGGPMLFAAIALAVIHDASSVITELQTPSALRAFSGVLAVHGIGALIGVGSQLGWRALTALRLPLWLGDTVRAARAGVLALLGLSGAATAVSLVVHWGTMHELYTVTDSLFGQLSLTLLSALYVPNVIVGASAIAVGSSAHIGFATFSSFTVFGGDIPAVPILAAVPTPPLGPVWVALLIVGAAAGVAVGQQCARRPLPWPEALGKLAVASLLAAVAMVVLGYAGGGQLGNFGDVGVDQSTFGPAVFFWFFVIGAVTVVMTGGVRRRPRRVRPPESVTPVASDEDVEELDDDPPTTPITDVADEPEPESVPDPVEPPTPVAPAPDLEDVEDLMVVDDDIETMPPGR from the coding sequence ATGGAGGACAGGCGACCAGTCGGGGCGCGCCAGGCTCGTGACCTGGTGCGGGTCGCGTTCGGCCCGTCGGTGGTGGCGTTGGGCGTGATTGCCGCGGTGACGCTGCTGCAGCTGGTCATCGCCAACAGCGATATGACCGGCACCCTGGGTGCCATCGCCAGCATGTGGCTGGCCGTGCACCAGGTGCCGATTTCGATTGCCGGCCACCAGCTGGCGGTGCTGCCGCTTCTGCCGGTGCTGCTGATGGTGTGGGGCACCGCGCGGACGACGGCGCGCGCAACCTCCCCGCAGGCCTCGTGGTTCGTGGCCCGGTGGATTGTGGCCTCGGCTCTGGGCGGCCCGATGTTGTTCGCCGCGATCGCACTGGCCGTCATCCACGATGCGTCATCGGTGATCACCGAGTTGCAGACACCCAGCGCGTTGCGCGCGTTCTCCGGCGTGTTGGCCGTGCACGGGATCGGTGCGCTGATCGGGGTGGGGTCACAGCTCGGGTGGCGTGCGCTGACCGCCCTGCGCCTGCCACTCTGGCTGGGCGATACCGTGCGGGCCGCGAGGGCCGGCGTGCTGGCACTGCTGGGGCTGTCCGGTGCGGCCACCGCGGTGTCGCTGGTTGTGCACTGGGGCACCATGCACGAGCTGTACACGGTGACCGACTCGCTGTTCGGTCAGCTGAGCCTCACGCTGTTATCCGCGCTGTACGTGCCCAATGTGATCGTCGGCGCATCGGCGATCGCGGTCGGCTCCAGCGCCCATATCGGCTTTGCGACCTTCAGTTCGTTCACGGTGTTCGGCGGGGACATCCCTGCGGTGCCGATCCTGGCCGCGGTGCCGACGCCACCGCTGGGTCCGGTCTGGGTGGCGCTGTTGATCGTGGGCGCCGCGGCCGGGGTCGCCGTCGGCCAGCAGTGCGCCCGCCGGCCGCTGCCCTGGCCAGAGGCGCTCGGCAAGCTGGCGGTCGCGTCGCTGCTGGCGGCGGTGGCGATGGTGGTGCTGGGGTATGCCGGCGGCGGCCAGCTGGGCAACTTCGGCGACGTCGGGGTGGACCAGAGCACGTTCGGTCCGGCGGTGTTCTTCTGGTTCTTCGTGATCGGGGCGGTCACGGTGGTGATGACCGGGGGAGTCCGACGCCGTCCGAGACGGGTGAGGCCACCCGAGTCGGTGACGCCAGTCGCGAGCGACGAGGATGTCGAGGAGCTTGACGACGACCCGCCCACCACGCCGATCACGGACGTCGCCGACGAGCCCGAACCCGAGTCCGTGCCCGACCCGGTGGAACCGCCGACACCGGTTGCGCCCGCGCCGGATCTGGAAGATGTCGAGGACTTGATGGTCGTCGATGACGACATAGAGACGATGCCGCCCGGACGCTGA